The following are encoded in a window of Chlorocebus sabaeus isolate Y175 chromosome 22, mChlSab1.0.hap1, whole genome shotgun sequence genomic DNA:
- the QARS1 gene encoding glutamine--tRNA ligase has translation MAALDSLSLFTSLGLSEQKARETLKNTALSAQLREAATQAQQTLGSTIDKATGTLLYGLASRLRDTRRLSFLVSYIASKKIHTEPQLSAALEYVRSHPLDPIDTVDFEQECGVGVIVTPEQIEEAVEAAINRHRPQLLVERYHFNMGLLMGEARAVLKWADGKMIKNEVDMQVLHLLGPKLEADLEKKPKVAKARLEETDRRTAKDVMENGETADQTLSLMEQLRGEALKFHKPGENYKTPGYVVTPHTMNLLKQHLEITGGQVRTRFPPEPNGILHIGHAKAINFNFGYAKANNGICFLRFDDTNPEKEEAKFFSAICDMVAWLGYTPYKVTYASDYFDQLYAWAVELIRRGLAYVCHQRVEELKGHNTLPSPWRDRPTEESLLLFEAMRKGKFSEGEATLRMKLVMEDGKMDPVAYRVKYIPHHRTGDKWCIYPTYDYTHCLCDSIEHITHSLCTKEFQARRSSYFWLCNALDIYCPVQWEYGRLNLHYAVVSKRKILQLVATGAVRDWDDPRLFTLTALRRRGFPPEAINSFCARVGVTVAQTTMEPHLLEACVRDVLNDTAPRAMAVLESLQVIITNFPATKSLDIQVPNFPADETKGFHQVPFAPIVFIERTDFKEEPEPGFKRLAWGQPVGLRHTGYVIELQRVVKGPSGSVESLEVTCRRADAGEKPKAFIHWVSQPLMCEVRLYERLFQHKNPEDPTEVPGGFLSDLNLASLHVVEAALVDCSVALARPFDKFQFERLGYFSVDPDSHQGKLVFNRTVTLKEDPGKV, from the exons ATGGCGGCTCTGGACTCCCTGTCGCTCTTCACTAGCCTCGGCCTGAGCGAGCAGAAGGCCCGCGAGACGCTCAAGAACACGGCTCTGAGCGCGCAGCTGCGCGAGGCCGCTACTCAG GCTCAGCAGACCCTGGGTTCCACCATTGACAAGGCTACCGGGACCCTGTTATATGGCTTGGCCTCCCGACTCAGGGATACTCGGCGTCTCTCCTTCCTTGTAAGCTACATAGCCAGTAAGAAGATCCACACTGAGCCCCAGCTAAGCG CTGCCCTTGAGTATGTGCGGAGTCACCCCTTGGACCCCATCGACACTGTGGACTTTGAGCAGGAATGTGGCGTGGGTGTCATTGTGACCCCAGAGCAGATTGAGGAGGCT GTGGAGGCTGCCATTAACAGGCACCGGCCCCAGCTCCTGGTGGAACGTTACCATTTCAACATGGGGCTGCTGATGG GAGAGGCTCGGGCTGTGCTCAAATGGGCAGATGGCAAAATGATCAAGAATGAAGTGGACATGCAG GTCCTCCACCTTCTGGGCCCCAAGCTGGAGGCTGATTTGGAGAAGAAGCCCAAG GTGGCAAAAGCTCGGCTGGAAGAAACAGACCGGAGGACAGCGAAAGATGTGATGGAGAATG gTGAGACTGCTgaccagaccctgtctctgatGGAGCAGCTCCGGGGGGAGGCCCTTAAGTTCCACAAGCCTG GTGAAAACTACAAGACCCCCGGCTATGTGGTCACTCCACATACCATGAATCTACTAAAGCAGCACCTGGAGATTACTGGTGGGCAG GTACGTACCCGGTTCCCACCAGAACCCAATGGAATCCTGCATATTGGACATGCCAAAGCCATCAATTTCAACTTTGGCTATGCCAAG GCCAACAATGGCATCTGTTTTCTGCGTTTTGATGACACCAACCCTGAGAAGGAGGAAGCAAAATTCTTCAGTGCCATCTGTGATATGGTGGCCTGGCTGG GCTACACACCTTACAAAGTGACCTATGCCTCTGACTATTTTGACCAGCTATATGCGTGGGCTGTGGAGCTCATCCGCAG GGGTTTGGCTTATGTGTGCCACCAGCGAGTAGAGGAGCTCAAAGGCCATAATACTCTGCCCTCACCCTGGAGAGACCGTCCCACGGAGGAGTCACTGCTGCTCTTTGAG GCAATGCGCAAGGGCAAGTTTTCAGAGGGTGAGGCCACACTACGGATGAAGCTGGTGATGGAGGATGGCAAGATGGACCCTGTTGCCTACCGAGTCAAGTATATACCACACCACCGCACAGGGGACAAATG GTGCATCTATCCCACCTACGACTACACACACTGCCTCTGTGACTCCATCGAGCACATCACTCACTCACTCTGCACCAAGGAATTCCAGGCCCG ACGCTCTTCCTATTTCTGGCTTTGCAATGCACTGGACATCTATTGCCCTGTGCAGTGGGAGTATGGCCGTCTCAACCTGCACTATGCTGTTGTCTCTAAGAGGAAGATCCTCCAGCTTGTAGCAACTGGTGCTGTGCG GGATTGGGACGACCCACGGCTCTTTACACTCACGGCCCTGCGACGGCGGGGCTTCCCACCTGAGGCCATCAACAGCTTCTGTGCCCGG GTGGGAGTGACTGTGGCACAGACCACAATGGAGCCACATCTTCTAGAAGCCTGTGTGCGTGATGTGCTGAATGACACAGCCCCACGAGCCATGGCTGTGCTGGAGTCACTACAGGTCATCATCACCAACTTTCCTGCTACCAAG TCCTTGGACATCCAGGTGCCCAACTTCCCAGCTGATGAGACCAAAGGCTTCCATCAGGTTCCCTTTGCACCCATTGTCTTCATTGAGAGGACTGACTTCAAGGAG GAGCCAGAGCCAGGATTTAAGCGCCTGGCTTGGGGCCAGCCTGTGGGCCTGAGGCATACAGGCTACGTCATTGAGCTACAGCGTGTTGTCAAG GGCCCCAGTGGTTCTGTAGAGAGTCTGGAGGTGACCTGCAGACgggcagatgctggagagaagcCAAAGGCCTTTATTCACTGGGTGTCACAGCCTTTGATGTGTGAGGTTCGCCTCTATGAGCGACT ATTCCAGCACAAGAACCCTGAAGATCCTACTGAGGTGCCTGGTGGATTCTTAAGTGACCTGAACCTG GCATCACTACACGTGGTGGAGGCAGCATTAGTGGACTGCTCTGTGGCCCTGGCAAGACCCTTCGACAAGTTCCAGTTTGAGCGTCTTGGATACTTCTCCGTGGATCCAGACAGCCATCAGGGAAAG cttgTTTTTAACCGAACTGTCACACTGAAGGAAGACCCAGGAAAGGTGTGA